A genomic window from Anguilla rostrata isolate EN2019 chromosome 14, ASM1855537v3, whole genome shotgun sequence includes:
- the slc26a1 gene encoding sulfate anion transporter 1, giving the protein MADRKAAEVEHLERRVRRRRRPKDVILSKLSRSFTCSTARLKVTLTGFFPVVKWLPKYKLKEYAWGDAMSGLIVGIILVPQAIAYCLLAGLEPIYGLYTSFFANIIYFLMGTSKHVSVGIFSLMSLMVGQVVDREVYLAGFDLSEEGKPAVTSLNDMWNGTVIFNTSAVNLTLGGYSLECGKECYAISIAATLTFLAGVYQVLMAVFRLGFVSVYLSAPMLDGFATGASLTILTVQAKYLLGLKIPRHQGYGTVVVTWINIFKNIHMTNFCDVITSAICITVLVAGKELQDRYKSRLKIPLPTELVVVAMATLVSHFADLGGRYSSSISGAIPTGFIQPEMPSFQLMPRVALDAIPLAIISFAFTVSLSEMFAKKHGYTVRANQEMIAIGFCNIIPSFFHCFTTSAALAKTMVKDSTGCQTQVSSLVSAFVVLLVLLIFAPFFYSLQKCVLACIIIVSLRGALRKFRDVPEQWRLNNVDAIIWTVTMSASALISVEIGLLVGVVFSMLCVVVRTQNPKVALLGQIPDTSHYEDLGEYDNLLAVPKVKIFRFQAPLYYANKDSFLKSLYKTVGLEPFLEVAKRRKAEKRAKDPATKQDKSSDSINGNVATVLVTRDIHTIILDCSAMPFIDTPGMLTLKLVMKDYKGIGVRVLLACCNPPVIDALKRGFVFGPGHKDMDSLTFHSVHGAVLYAYDNVDAEMAV; this is encoded by the exons ATGGCAGACCGTAAGGCAGCAGAGGTGGAGCACCTGGAGCGGAGGGTACGGAGGCGACGGAGACCAAAGGATGTGATACTGTCCAAGCTGAGCCGAAGTTTTACCTGCTCCACGGCCAGGCTAAAGGTCACCCTTACGGGCTTCTTCCCTGTGGTGAAATGGCTGCCCAAGTACAAGCTGAAGGAGTACGCCTGGGGAGACGCCATGTCTGGCCTCATTGTGGGCATCATCCTGGTCCCACAAGCCATTGCCTACTGTCTGCTGGCCGGCCTAGAGCCCATCTATGGCCTGTACACTTCCTTCTTTGCCAACATCATCTACTTCCTCATGGGCACCTCCAAGCACGTGTCTGTGGGCATCTTCAGTCTCATGAGCCTCATGGTTGGTCAGGTGGTGGACAGGGAGGTCTACCTGGCAGGGTTTGACCTTAGTGAGGAAGGCAAGCCTGCTGTCACCAGCCTGAATGACATGTGGAATGGAACTGTCATCTTCAATACCTCTGCAGTAAACCTGACCTTGGGAGGCTACAGCTTGGAGTGTGGAAAAGAATGCTATGCCATCAGTATTGCTGCAACTTTAACGTTTCTGGCTGGAGTATACCAG GTTCTGATGGCTGTCTTCCGCCTGGGCTTTGTCTCGGTGTACCTCTCGGCTCCGATGCTTGATGGCTTTGCCACTGGTGCCTCCCTCACTATCCTCACCGTGCAGGCTAAGTACCTCCTCGGGCTGAAGATCCCTCGACACCAAGGCTACGGCACGGTGGTGGTCACCTGGatcaacattttcaaaaacatccACATGACGAACTTCTGCGATGTGATCACCAGCGCCATCTGCATCACCGTCTTAGTGGCAGGGAAGGAGCTGCAAGACCGCTACAAGAGCCGTCTGAAGATCCCCTTGCCCACTGAGCTGGTGGTGGTCGCAATGGCCACGCTGGTGTCCCACTTTGCCGACCTTGGTGGACGCTACAGCTCCAGCATCTCTGGGGCTATTCCCACAGGCTTCATCCAACCAGAGATGCCCAGCTTTCAGCTCATGCCACGGGTGGCCCTGGATGCCATCCCCCTTGCCATCATCAGTTTCGCCTTCACCGTCTCGCTATCTGAGATGTTTGCCAAGAAGCACGGCTACACCGTCAGGGCCAACCAGGAGATGATAGCCATTGGCTTCTGCAACATCATCCCCTCTTTCTTCCACTGCTTCACCACCAGCGCTGCCCTGGCTAAGACCATGGTGAAGGACTCCACCGGATGCCAGACGCAGGTGTCCAGCCTGGTGAGCGCCTTTGTGGTCCTCCTGGTGCTGCTTATCTTTGCCCCCTTCTTCTACTCACTGCAGAAGTGTGTCCTGGCCTGCATCATCATCGTAAGCCTGAGGGGAGCCCTACGCAAGTTCCGGGACGTGCCCGAACAGTGGCGCCTAAACAACGTAGACGCCATCATCTGGACGGTGACCATGAGCGCCTCAGCTCTGATCAGTGTTGAGATTGGGCTGCTGGTGGGAGTGGTATTCTCCATGCTCTGTGTGGTAGTTCGGACCCAGAACCCCAAAGTGGCCCTTCTGGGTCAGATCCCGGACACTAGCCACTATGAGGACCTTGGAGAGTATGATAACCTCCTAGCAGTCCCCAAGGTGAAGATCTTTCGCTTCCAGGCCCCTCTGTATTATGCCAACAAAGACTCCTTCCTGAAGTCGCTGTATAAAACAGTGGGCCTGGAACCCTTCCTGGAGGTCGCCAAGAGGAGGAAAGCTGAGAAGCGAGCCAAAGATCCGGCCACCAAGCAGGACAAAAGCTCGGACAGCATCAACGGCAATGTGGCTACGGTCCTGGTGACCAGAGACATCCACACCATCATTCTAGACTGTTCCGCTATGCCCTTCATAGACACCCCCGGCATGCTGACTTTAAAATTGGTCATGAAAGACTACAAAGGAATCGGTGTCAGAGTGCTGTTAGCCTGTTGTAACCCTCCAGTCATAGACGCACTGAAACGTGGGTTTGTTTTCGGGCCAGGCCACAAAGACATGGACAGTTTGACCTTCCACAGCGTCCATGGTGCCGTCCTCTACGCTTACGACAATGTGGATGCGGAGATGGCCGTGTAG
- the zgc:86764 gene encoding protein regulator of cytokinesis 1, whose translation MSSRRSEALAVSLVSGINMAMGRLVDIWDSIGIMEEQRVERMEAVKKHIESFLNDVITDEAALKQRIANIINFQTQLANLCLEMSLEPSKLEEGLTVLQKEKHLRLQVEALLKEKAERLKEVRGLQQEDEELCVELCATPYYIPTGSLPSRTQLEELRQHIQTLTQEKDSRVKVFAGLREDIGRTMQEMGHEPETSLEKEAVCNDDDVFLLTQENIKALKLLLCQLELKKKSLTSTRDELKGRAVSLWERLDVPELEREGFQEGLLGPLSEDVALWQREVDRLEVQQKARLGDVICKVRQELVHYWEKCMFGPAQREMFNSHFCDDSFTECLLSIHEAELQRVKACYEKARPLLENVDKWEKNWALFQDFERKASDPNRFSNRGGALLKEAKERVRVQKMLPKLEEELRIGVEDWEKIHGSPILVRGQKVMEYISSQWEEHRLQRGKEKNERMTKKGETTQTFKTPSKRPHGGISVGSTPNKIRKTPNQTMLRSTCPSTSGTPSAFISMSAKPPLSANKGQKSRALDSSHTPLQELNGEKKNLRIGSYSEFTSELSKKTNQDAILNSTAKDIF comes from the exons ATGTCAAGCAGAAGAAG CGAAGCCCTGGCGGTCTCGCTGGTGTCGGGGATCAACATGGCCATGGGCCGGCTCGTGGACATCTGGGACAGTATCGGTATCATGGAAGAGCAGAGGGTGGAGCGTATGGAGGCCGTAAAGAAACACATTGAG AGTTTTCTGAATGATGTGATCACTGATGAAGCGGCTTTGAAACAAAGAATCGCCAACATCATCAATTTTCAGACGCAGTTGGCGAACTTGTGCCTGGAGATGTCATTGGAGCCTTCCAAA CTGGAGGAGGGCCTTACGGTGCTGCAGAAGGAGAAGCACCTGCGTCTGCAGGTGGAGGCGCTCCTGAAGGAGAAGGCGGAACGTCTGAAGGAGGTGCGAGGCCTGCAGCAGGAGGACGAGGAGCTGTGCGTGGAGCTCTGTGCCACACCCTACTACATCCCCACCGGCAGCCTGCCCTCCCGCACCCAGCTCGAGGAGCTACGGCAACACATCCAGACCCTCACCCAGGAAAAG GACAGCAGAGTTAAGGTGTTTGCGGGACTCCGGGAGGACATTGGCCGCACGATGCAGGAGATGGGTCACGAACCCGAGACCAGCCTGGAGAAGGAGGCGGTGTGCAACGATGACGACGTCTTCCTGCTCACCCAGGAGAACATTAAAGCCCTCAAGCTGCTTCTCTGCCAG CTTGAGCTGAAGAAGAAGTCCCTGACCTCCACTCGAGACGAGCTGAAAGGACGAGCCGTGAGCCTGTGGGAGCGGCTGGACGTCCCGGAGCTGGAGCGGGAGGGGTTTCAGGAAGGGCTCCTGGGCCCTCTCTCTGAGGACGTCGCCCTG TGGCAAAGGGAGGTGGATCGGCTGGAGGTGCAGCAGAAGGCCAGGCTTGGGGATGTGATCTGTAAGGTGCGGCAGGAACTGGTGCACTACTGGGAAAAGTGCATGTTTGGCCCCGCCCAGAGAGAAATGTTCAACAGCCACTTCTGTGATG ATAGCTTCACGGAGTGCCTGCTGTCCATCCACGAGGCTGAGCTGCAGCGGGTCAAGGCCTGCTATGAGAAAgcacgccccctgctggagaacGTGGACAAATGGGAGAAGAACTGGGCACTCTTCCAGGACTTTGAG AGGAAAGCGTCTGATCCCAACCGCTTCTCCAACCGCGGTGGTGCCCTCCTGAAAGAGGCCAAGGAGAGAGTCAGAGTGCAGAAGATGCTGCCCAAG ctggaggaggagctgaggatTGGAGTGGAGGACTGGGAGAAGATCCATGGGTCCCCCATCCTGGTGCGGGGTCAAAAGGTCATGGAGTACATCTCCAGCCAATGGGAGGAGCACAGGCTGCAGCGAGGGAAGGAGAAGAATGAGCGT ATGACTAAGAAAGGCGAGACGACCCAAACGTTCAAAACTCCCAGCAAGAGACCCCACGGAGGCATCAGCGTGGGCTCCACGCCCAACAAGATCAGGAAG ACGCCCAATCAGACGATGCTGCGCAGCACCTGCCCCAGCACCAGCGGCACGCCCAGCGCCTTCATCAGCATGTCCGCCAAACCTCCACTGAGCGCAAACAAG GGCCAGAAGAGCAGGGCCTTGGACAGCAGCCACACCCCTCTGCAGGAGCTGAACGGCGAGAAGAAGAACCTGAGAATCGGCAGCTACTCCGAGTTCACG AGTGAACTTTCCAAGAAGACCAACCAAGACGCCATCCTCAACTCCACCGCGAaagatattttctga